Proteins co-encoded in one Methanococcoides sp. AM1 genomic window:
- a CDS encoding PKD domain-containing protein, with product ATSWSWDIDADGTEDYSSQNIIHTYDTAGLYTVNLTVSNINGTASEVKTGYINVTSVPILPVSDFSANVTEG from the coding sequence ATGCAACGTCATGGTCCTGGGATATTGATGCTGACGGTACTGAAGATTACTCCAGCCAGAATATAATTCATACGTATGATACAGCTGGTTTGTATACTGTCAATCTTACTGTCAGTAATATCAATGGTACTGCTTCCGAAGTCAAGACCGGTTATATCAATGTGACATCAGTTCCTATACTTCCGGTATCCGATTTCAGTGCTAATGTAACTGAAGG